A genomic window from Vitis riparia cultivar Riparia Gloire de Montpellier isolate 1030 chromosome 18, EGFV_Vit.rip_1.0, whole genome shotgun sequence includes:
- the LOC117906710 gene encoding E3 ubiquitin ligase rnf-5 isoform X2, which produces MVATAMLECPVCKALVEEEKLVPLYGRGKTSTDPRSKSIPGINIPNRPTGQRPETAPPPDANHFMQHGFGFMGGLGGFAPMATARFGNFTLSAAFGGLFPSLFNLQVHGFPDATMYGPAAGFPYGFSNSFHGGHAHGFPQHPPTQGQQADYYLKMLFLMIGVFVIIALIWS; this is translated from the exons ATGGTAGCAACAGCGATGCTG GAATGCCCTGTTTGTAAAGCTCTTGTTGAGGAGGAGAAGTTGGTTCCCCTCTATGGTCGGGGAAAGACATCAACAGATCCAAGATCGAAGTCCATTCCAGGTATTAACATTCCAAATCGTCCAACAGGCCAGCGACCTGAAACGGCTCCTCCACCAGATGCAAATCATTTTATGCAACATGGGTTTGGGTTCATGGGAGGATTAGGGGGATTTGCACCAATGGCAACTGCAAGATTTGGGAACTTCACATTGTCTGCGGCTTTTGGTGGGCTTTTCCCATCGCTATTTAACCTTCAAGTGCATGGATTCCCTGATGCTACCATGTATGGGCCAGCTGCTGGTTTCCCATATGGATTTTCTAATTCATTTCATGGTGGACATGCTCATGGATTCCCTCAGCATCCGCCAACTCAAGGGCAACAAGCAGATTACTATCTGAAGATGCTGTTCTTGATGATTGGTGTCTTTGTGATCATTGCCCTAATTTGGTCATAG
- the LOC117906710 gene encoding E3 ubiquitin-protein ligase RNF185 isoform X1 produces MTSGFGESTSRPPQSPSFSSNNGSNSDAGNFECNICFDLAQDPIVTLCGHLFCWPCLYKWLHIHSHSQECPVCKALVEEEKLVPLYGRGKTSTDPRSKSIPGINIPNRPTGQRPETAPPPDANHFMQHGFGFMGGLGGFAPMATARFGNFTLSAAFGGLFPSLFNLQVHGFPDATMYGPAAGFPYGFSNSFHGGHAHGFPQHPPTQGQQADYYLKMLFLMIGVFVIIALIWS; encoded by the coding sequence ATGACGAGTGGGTTTGGGGAATCAACAAGCAGGCCACCCCAAAGCCCTTCTTTCTCTAGCAATAATGGTAGCAACAGCGATGCTGGTAATTTTGAATGCAATATATGCTTTGACTTAGCTCAAGACCCAATTGTGACTCTCTGCGGCCACCTCTTCTGCTGGCCTTGCCTTTATAAGTGGCTTCATATTCATTCACATTCCCAGGAATGCCCTGTTTGTAAAGCTCTTGTTGAGGAGGAGAAGTTGGTTCCCCTCTATGGTCGGGGAAAGACATCAACAGATCCAAGATCGAAGTCCATTCCAGGTATTAACATTCCAAATCGTCCAACAGGCCAGCGACCTGAAACGGCTCCTCCACCAGATGCAAATCATTTTATGCAACATGGGTTTGGGTTCATGGGAGGATTAGGGGGATTTGCACCAATGGCAACTGCAAGATTTGGGAACTTCACATTGTCTGCGGCTTTTGGTGGGCTTTTCCCATCGCTATTTAACCTTCAAGTGCATGGATTCCCTGATGCTACCATGTATGGGCCAGCTGCTGGTTTCCCATATGGATTTTCTAATTCATTTCATGGTGGACATGCTCATGGATTCCCTCAGCATCCGCCAACTCAAGGGCAACAAGCAGATTACTATCTGAAGATGCTGTTCTTGATGATTGGTGTCTTTGTGATCATTGCCCTAATTTGGTCATAG
- the LOC117906709 gene encoding elongation of fatty acids protein 3-like produces the protein MQSIKYWLAEHPCIVRFRWSHSQSWGSTWSFLFTSIAAYIATAAFLHLFLLLIRRRRPVPLGPIPALHSLAMALISVLIFVGILFSAAAEIRDTRWFWRRSKTPLQWLFCFPLGTRPSGRVFFWSYVFYLSRFLHLFRTYLKVLRRRRLAFFQVFNQSILLCTSYLWLEFSQSFQVLAILSMTLVYSMVYGYRFWTAIGLPSACPPFVVNCQMILLGCNLVWHFGVLFLHFLKGGCNGIGACVFNSVLNAFILLLFLNFYVKMHLSRREDAPLVQPDSSSTRHRTGSEMMEEQLTVKAKNG, from the coding sequence ATGCAGAGCATTAAATACTGGTTGGCGGAGCACCCCTGCATAGTAAGGTTCCGATGGAGCCACAGCCAATCATGGGGCTCCACATGGTCGTTTCTATTCACCTCCATCGCCGCATACATCGCCACTGCCGCCTTCCTCCATCTCTTTCTCCTACTCATCCGCCGCCGCCGCCCCGTCCCTTTGGGCCCTATCCCGGCTCTCCACAGCCTCGCCATGGCTTTAATATCGGTTCTCATCTTCGTCGGAATACTCTTCTCCGCGGCCGCCGAGATCCGCGACACACGGTGGTTCTGGCGCCGGTCTAAGACTCCTCTCCAGTGGCTCTTCTGCTTTCCCCTAGGCACGCGCCCTTCGGGGCGCGTCTTCTTCTGGTCATACGTCTTCTACCTCTCCCGCTTCCTCCACCTTTTCCGTACCTACTTAAAGGTTCTCCGGCGGCGGAGGCTTGCCTTCTTTCAGGTGTTCAATCAGTCGATTCTCTTGTGCACGTCGTATCTGTGGCTGGAGTTCTCGCAATCGTTTCAAGTTTTGGCGATACTGTCGATGACGCTGGTTTACTCAATGGTTTATGGGTACCGATTTTGGACAGCGATTGGGCTGCCTAGCGCGTGCCCTCCATTCGTTGTAAACTGTCAGATGATTCTGCTGGGATGTAACCTGGTTTGGCATTTTGGGGTGCTTTTTTTGCATTTCCTGAAAGGTGGGTGCAATGGCATTGGTGCTTGCGTATTCAATTCCGTCCTCAATGCTTTTATTCTTTTGCTCTTCTTGAACTTCTATGTCAAGATGCATTTGAGCAGAAGGGAGGATGCTCCGCTTGTTCAACCCGATTCTTCGTCAACCCGTCACCGCACCGGTTCAGAGATGATGGAGGAGCAGTTGACTGTTAAAGCAAAGAACGGTTGA